In Asterias rubens chromosome 10, eAstRub1.3, whole genome shotgun sequence, the following proteins share a genomic window:
- the LOC117295626 gene encoding melatonin receptor type 1B-A-like yields the protein MANFKNFSKQDNTSAKPMSEDPSLYPYEARIGLACVWISVSILGLVGNSLVIWSVILSKKLRTVTNAFVVNLSVADFWTSLSYPWIAVALVSHDSWPLESEVPCIIAACQLYTGLGASLYTLASIALNRAVLITQPMNTYRVWYSPSKVTVMIAMTWIVSCSLVFIPLILNIGELGFDPESNTCSDIDTNPRGEEYNLIQSLGFYPVPMLIIICCYTALYIHLKRHFRKQKARNTYQESATPADKSIGERSVSLSVITADTSVSSQRELTADRSSKSHRQAINRQQVSITKNLFLVFCIFTLLLSPYYISLAVPSSRKFVLYGVTITIFNSCVNPIIYTINHPQFKIVLRKIIQCRLSEIPEPSDFLKSVLTINRRN from the exons ATGGCGAACTTTAAAAACTTCTCAAAACAGGACAACACTTCTGCCAAGCCGATGTCTGAAGATCCATCGCTATATCCTTACGAAGCTCGTATCGGTTTAGCCTGCGTTTGGATCTCAGTCTCCATTTTGGGCCTCGTTGGAAACAGTCTCGTCATCTGGTCCGTCATCCTGTCTAAGAAACTCCGCACCGTGACCAACGCCTTCGTGGTCAACCTCAGCGTGGCTGATTTCTGGACCAGTCTCTCATACCCGTGGATTGCTGTAGCTTTGGTCAGCCACGATAGCTGGCCCTTGGAGTCAGAGGTCCCATGCATTATAGCTGCTTGTCAGCTTTACACAGGTCTTGGTGCGAGTTTGTACACTTTGGCGTCAATAGCTTTGAATCGAGCTGTCCTCATCACTCAACCCATGAATACCTACCGTGTGTGGTATTCCCCGTCTAAAGTAACCGTCATGATCGCAATGACATGGATTGTTTCCTGTAGTCTGGTATTCATCCCGCTAATTCTCAACATTGGCGAGTTGGGTTTCGATCCTGAGAGTAACACGTGCTCAGATATAGATACCAATCCACGTGGTGAAGAGTACAACCTGATTCAGtctttgggtttttacccagtCCCAATGCTCATCATCATCTGTTGCTACACGGCACTCTACATCCATCTCAAACGACACTTCAGGAAACAGAAAGCAAGGAACACCTATCAAGAAAGTGCAACCCCTGCCGACAAATCAATAGGAGAAAGATCCGTCAGTCTAAGTGTCATAACAGCGGACACCTCGGTGTCTTCACAAAGAGAGCTCACTGCAGACCGGTCCTCAAAGTCA CATCGCCAAGCAATCAACCGGCAGCAGGTATCTATCACCAAGAACCTCTTCCTTGTGTTTTGCATCTTCACCTTACTACTGTCTCCTTACTACATATCACTAGCCGTGCCATCCAGCCGTAAGTTTGTTCTCTACGGGGTCACCATTACCATCTTCAATAGCTGTGTAAACCCCATCATCTACACCATCAACCACCCACAGTTCAAGATAGTGCTACGAAAGATAATTCAGTGCCGCCTCTCGGAGATACCGGAACCGTCAGATTTTTTGAAGTCTGTTCTGACTATAAATCGCAGAAACTAG
- the LOC117295628 gene encoding melatonin receptor type 1B-A-like yields MNYTATNNLDPSLYQYKTRIGVVCVWIVASIIGLVGNSLVIWSVILSKKLRTVTNAFVVNLSVADFWTSLSYPWISVALLSHGSWPMELEVPCVIAAIQLYTGLGASLYTLASIALNRMVLITQTTNTYSCWYTPRKVAVMIATTWVIPCVVTFLPLLLGIGSIGYDPQDNTICSDKDGHPRGPEYNLAQSVGLYPVPMLIVICCYTALYIHLKRHFRKQKKRNSMQGKPSVCGDVEASSCLTCDDYRNNTSHVVAKTRLAISHQQLAITKNLFLVFCVFTVLLSPYFISLAVPSSRKFALYGVTIAILNSCVNPIIYTINHPQFKVVLRKIILCRYSDIPEPSNFLKSVLTLQRN; encoded by the coding sequence ATGAATTACACAGCCACTAATAATTTGGACCCGTCACTTTACCAATATAAAACTCGCATTGGTGTGGTCTGTGTTTGGATCGTAGCCTCTATCATCGGCCTCGTTGGAAACAGTCTCGTCATCTGGTCCGTCATCCTGTCCAAGAAACTCCGCACCGTGACCAACGCCTTCGTGGTCAACCTCAGCGTGGCTGATTTCTGGACCAGTCTCTCCTACCCGTGGATTTCAGTAGCTTTGCTCAGCCATGGAAGCTGGCCTATGGAGTTAGAGGTCCCGTGTGTCATTGCTGCTATTCAACTTTATACCGGTCTTGGTGCGAGTCTTTATACTTTGGCATCCATAGCTTTGAACCGCATGGTCCTCATCACTCAAACCACGAATACCTACAGTTGTTGGTACACCCCGCGTAAAGTAGCCGTCATGATCGCAACGACTTGGGTCATCCCGTGTGTTGTGACTTTCCTCCCACTGCTTCTTGGCATAGGCTCCATTGGTTACGATCCACAAGACAATACAATATGTTCAGACAAAGATGGTCATCCACGAGGTCCCGAATACAACCTGGCACAATCTGTTGGTCTATACCCAGTCCCAATGCTCATCGTCATCTGTTGCTACACGGCACTCTACATCCATCTCAAACGACACTTCAGGAAGCAGAAAAAGAGGAACTCTATGCAAGGCAAACCATCTGTCTGTGGAGATGTTGAAGCATCTAGTTGTCTCACATGTGACGATTATAGAAACAATACATCACACGTTGTCGCAAAAACCCGTCTGGCAATCAGCCATCAACAACTTGCCATCACCAAGAACTTGTTCCTTGTGTTTTGCGTCTTCACTGTGTTACTCTCTCCTTATTTCATCTCTCTCGCTGTGCCGTCTAGCCGTAAGTTTGCCCTGTACGGAGTTACCATTGCCATCCTCAATAGCTGTGTAAACCCCATCATCTACACCATCAACCACCCACAGTTTAAGGTGGTACTCCGAAAGATAATTCTGTGCCGCTATTCGGACATACCAGAACCTTCTAATTTCTTAAAGTCAGTTTTAACATTGCAGAGAAACTGA